Genomic segment of Dromiciops gliroides isolate mDroGli1 chromosome 3, mDroGli1.pri, whole genome shotgun sequence:
TGCCCTGAATCCCCACCCCGCTACCCATTCACAGTCTGATGCAAACTCAGCCAAATAAAATCATTCTCTCCCCAAAAAGAATCTACCAAACTGGAACTACCTGAAAGGAAAGTAGTATTACTTCTAAATCTCTACTTTGGACTATTTAGATATAGCATTTGTTGGAATAAATTTTCCATAGTCATTAAGACAATTTTGCTAAAACTTTAATAGGATTGGAGTTatttggagaggaagaaggaaggaaggaagttagttTAAAAATCTTCCCAATGTTAATTTGTGTTGTTCATGAACTTGTATAGCTGTCTAGAGTCTGCCTGATCTTCTTTTATAAAGTTCTAAAATAGATAACTCTCATTGATTGGAAAGACACCAGAAAAGTACAACAGATCTCCATAGGTTTACTACTACCAAAGCTCAGCCAATACTCCTGTCACCGTTTCTGCTCACGAGGCCACTGGGGATTGAATGGAACATTTCCATTCCTTGCCAGAAACACATGCCAGTATTTACTAGTActtatgcaaaataattttccagaatcACTTTTCAAAAGCTGAATGCTCAGTTGACTTATAAAGTCTAAAATGgattaataagaaagaaatagACAGTCCCAAATGTACAAGTTATCAATTTTATGCACAAGATGAGTAAGCCTTCCATATTTCAGCTAAGCTGGAATTACAATAACCCTATTTCTCTCAGGAGAAATGATGGCTGAAGTAAAAATTAAGatgttctttgttttatttgaatAACAGGAAGTCTTCTTGGCTGGACTGAGAGCATTAGTGTTAGGTAAAAGGTACTGTCTTACTCTACTTGATCCCTGGAGTTTCGGACCATCTGCCTGCCTTGGCTACCAAGACTTTACTGACCCTTCTTACTGATGTTTTGACCTCCACATCCTTTGACCCTTAGCTTGCCCCTCCCAGCTAAATTGTTTTAGATTCCCTAGCATGACATCCCAAATAATTGATTATTGGTCCCAGGCCCTATTGAGATGTTAATTAtagaactgaattttaaaaaccaaacaaacaaaaccacctcATGCTCATTACTTCCCTCCCCGACCATATCTATAAGGGGAGCCCACCAACATCTGCAACATTCCTATTCTGCAGTTAACTCCACCTGTCTGTTGATCCAGGTCCTCCCacaaaaaaggagacagaaagaaagaggctATATAACAAGCCGTCCTTGCACCAAGACCAGGTTCTAGCATTCTAATTGTTGACACAAGTACCTTACTCTACCAGACTCCTTCATTTTAAGACCCTTTCCTGCTCCTAAACCAACTTCCTATTTCTCAGATCCCTGACTTCTTCCTCTGGTTTCTAGGCTCCTGCTTTGACATCTTGGCATCCATACCTGTTCTTCACTCCCCTATcttattctatctctcccttcccccttcctcaatTCTACCATTCAcgcaaaaacaatttaaaaaataaacttgcaaggatctttttttttttttttgcagggccatgtgggttaaatgaattgcccagggtcacacagctagtacgtgtcaagtgtctgaggcgggatttgaacccaggtactcctgaatccagggccagtgctttatccactgcaccacctagctacccccttgcaAGAATCTTAATACCCAAACAAGTCTGGAGAGCTCTTTTTTTGCTCTCAATCTGAATGACAAGATGAactcaatttgggggggggggggagatgacaAAGCTACTTTTAATACTCTGGGGTCAGCCCCATAGGAATAAAAAACACTGGGAGAGGGTAGCCCCTCTTACCCCCAGGAATGCCCTGGAGGAGAACAAGGCTATCTGGGGGGAAAGGATGCACAGAGAGTGCACAGAGTGCACTGCAGACACAGGCCAAAGGGAATACCATCAGTTCTGGGACCTGTGAGCGCTACAGGAGGAGGCAAGAACATGACGGGACTGGCCCTAGGTATACAGTCAACTGGCAAGAGAGATGGACATGAGCCACGGAGTTACTtgggctcttccttcttctcattggcctttttctgcttctgttgCATGATCTCTGAGTCCCTCTGCTTTTGGGCAGTGGAAGAAAGTCCATCATCCCAGAGTTTTCCCTTGCCTGAGTTGCTTTGCTTTTTCATGTTCTTCTGGAGAGCAAGCTCACGCTGATTATCGTGGGTCATGGCGACTGCAGCAGCTCCGGCTTCAAGACcaactcaatttaattcaattctacaAGCATTCATTagcccccctcccctaaacagaaATCTCATGGTAAGTGCTAGGGTTACAAATTAAAATGATGAAACAGTTTCAAGTATTGCTTGTATCTTTACAGGGGGAGAATATATGTActaataatgaaattaaaaattatacGAAATAAACATAAAGGGCTTTTCAGCATGGGGATCCCTGCTAATAACTAGACAGATCAGAAAAGGCCTGAAGCCAAGCCTTGAAGAGAGGTGGCACTTTCAAAGaagcaagaggaggaggaagagcagttTGTGAGTGGAGTTCATCCCATGCAAACACAAGGAAGAGGGAGATAAAACACCCAAAATGCAGCACGTGGGCacaccagtttgactggaacttGAGCACATGAGGGACATGTGAGGAGAAATCACTCTAGAAATATAGATAGAAGTTAAATTGTGAAAGGTTTTCAGTGCCAACCAAAAGAATTTTCATGTTgttttggaggtaatagggagtcactggaactTCCTGAGAAaatgagtgacatggtcagacttctgctttaaaaatatacattcaaggggcaactaggtggcacagtggatggagcactggccctggagtcaggagtacatgagttcaaatccagcctcagacacgtaatacttactagctgtgtgacccttggcaagtcacttaaccccaattgcctcacttaaaaaaaaaaaaagaatatacattcaggggcagctaggtggcacaggggataaagcactggccctggattcaggagtacctgagttcaaatccagactcagacccttgacacttactagctgtgtgaccctgggcaagtcacttaaccccaattgcctcaccaaaaaagaaagaaagaaagaaagaaaggaaggaaggaaggaaggaaggaaggaaggaaggaagaaagaaagaaagaaagaaagaaagaaaggaaggaaggaaggaaggaaggaaggaaggaaggaaggaaggaaggaaggaaggaaggaaggaaggaaggaaggaaggaaggaaggaaggaaggaaggaaggaaggaaggaaggaaggaaggaaggaaggaaggaaggaaggaaggaaggaaggaaggaaggaaggaaggaaggaaggaaggaaggaaggaagaaagaaagaaagaaagaaagaaagaaagaaagaaagaaagaaagaaagaaagaaagaaagaaagaaagaaagaaagaaagaaagaaagaaagaaagaaagaaagaaagaaagaaagaaaggaagaaagaaaggaaggaaggaagaaagaaaggaaggaaggaagaaaggaaggaaggaagaaagaaagaaagaaagaaagaaagaaagaaagaaagaaagaaagaaagaaagaaagaaagaaagaaagaaagaaagaaagaaagaaagaaagaaagaaagaaagaaagaaagaaagaaagaaagaaagaaagaaagaaagaaggaaagaaggaaagaaggaaagaaagaaagaaaggaagaaagaaagaaaggaaggaaggaaggaagaaagaaagaaaggaagaaaggaagaaaggaagaaaggaaggaaggaaggaaggaaggaaggaaggaaggaaggaaggaaggaaggaaggaaggaaggaaggaaggaaggaaggaaggaaggaaggaaggaaggaaggaaggaaggaaggaaggaaggaaggaaggaaggaaggaaggaagaaaggaaggaaggaaggaaggaaggaaggaaggaaggaaggaaggaaggaaggaaggaaggaaggaaggaaggaaggaaggaaggaagaaaggaagaaaggaagaaaggaaggaagaaaggaagaaaggaaggaagaaaggaagaaaggaagaaaggaagaaaggaaggaagaaaggaagaaaggaagaaaggaagaaaggaagaaaggaagaaaggaagaaaggaagaaaggaagaaaggaagaaaggaagaaaggaagaaaggaagaaaggaagaaaggaagaaaggaagaaaggaagaaaggaagaaaggaagaaagaagaaagaagaagaaagaaaggaagaaagaaaggaagaaagaaaggaagaaagaaagaagaaagaaagaagaaagaaagaaagaaagaaagaaagaaagaaagaaagaaagaaagaaagaaagaaagaaagaaagaaagaaagaaagaaagaaagaaagaaagaaagaaagaaagaaagaaagaaagaaagaaagaaagaaagaagaaagaaagaaagaagaaaggaagaagaaagaagaagaaggaaggaaggaaggaaggaaggaaggaaggaaggaaggaaggaaggaaggaaggaaggaaggaaggaaggaaggaaggaaggaaggaaggaaggaaggaaggaaggaaggaaggaaggaaggaaggaaggaaggaagaaagagaggggggaggaagaggaagaaggaggaggaggagtaagagggagaaggagaaggagaaagaaagaaggaaagaaagaaatgatgagaaggtagatttcagggaaacctggaaagacctatatgaaccaatgctgagtgaaatgaaaagaaccaagagaacattgtacacagtatcaacaactgtataatgatcaactgtgatagacctaattcttctcagcaatacaatgatccaaggtaattccagaggactcatgatggaaaatgttctccacatccagaaaaactggtaaaaagaacacttgtggattgtacatatataacctggttgcgatcttgtggaggggagaggaaagggagaaaaatttggaactctaaatcttatgaaaatgaatgttgaaaactacccttacatgtaactggaaaaaataaaataaatgttgctaaaAAACAAATAGTATATCCTCATTTCTATTTAGCCACTAACTTCATATGTCATTCTCAAAGGGAGAAACTTCACTAGAAACAAGTCACTGAGTATGATCAAGATCAGTAAGGAACGAAAAGTTGCCATTGCCCCACAGAGGAAGCAAGCTGAAAACCCAATCTCAAGTTAATTGGGACTTGACCATGTAGGGAAAACAATTAAATGTCTTGAAAGGGAATTTCACCTAAGGTTAGAAAAGTTTTCAATGAATCACTTAatctgggatctgtgaacttgattgattattttaaataactgtaTCAAAtgcaattggtttcctttgtagtcttatgtattttattttatgaattttaaagtattattctgagaaggggtccatagacttcaccagacagTCCAAGGAGTCTATAATAAAGAAGGTGCTCTAAGTGAAAACAGCAAATGGAGATGATTTCATTATAATGGGACAGTCATAGTTGTCCATGgtgttttcccttctctttgtgGCCAAcgtgttcaattcaacaagtatttatttgttaaggatctactatgtggttaactctgtgctaggcactctcaggagatattagaaaaaaaatattctattggTCCTTGCTCTTAAGGACCTTACCATCTCACTGGGGAAATGAAGCCGTTGAACAACATTACAAATCGAGTAATTAAGTGCCAAAGTTGATGTTATAAATGGCACTGCTTAAGATGGCCAAAACCACTGAATCAAGGGAAAAACAGCTAATTCAATGGTCGTATGTAGATATGATCCAGAAGGCAACCTGAATATAAAATACTGAAGACAGACCTGGAATGTgagaagagttggatgtgataTTCTGTCTGTCAGTTAACTCAATGGTATTCTATCACCTATAAAAACACTCCTGTTCTGCCAACAGAAGAACTTTTTCTTTAGGGGACatggggaatagaaagaaagcttTGTTATGTAGTTGTACTTCAACCTGgtgaaaacatcaaaataatctCGTTAAAGTGTAACACACTTACTCAAGACAGACCAAAGGGGTTCTCAGCAGTCTTAAAATCTATTTAAGGAATTTCACTTTATCTTCTCCTATAGTAGAAGTATCTCCAGTCTAGCTATAGCCTTTTAGTCTCATTCTCTGGAAAGTAAAACTTTGTCCCCCCAAAAGGTCATTTGAATAAGTGCTTTGTCCTTTTACAACCCACACTGACCATTTGGAAGAAAATCGTCTGTTTTGCCACTTGAGCCAGTGACAATCCTTTCTAAAAATCTCTTAACCCTGAGTTGACCTACCTTCTCGTTTTTTAATAAGCAatattctccttttaaaattcacTGAATAGGAGGTTATAAACAAGGTCACTTTTAATAATGTAAATCCCTCCCACCAAAGAAACATTTACATAAACCAACAGCATCTAGAATGTGCAATTAA
This window contains:
- the LOC122745589 gene encoding small EDRK-rich factor 2-like, yielding MTHDNQRELALQKNMKKQSNSGKGKLWDDGLSSTAQKQRDSEIMQQKQKKANEKKEEPK